GAAAATCTTTAATATAGCTACACTGTGGTTTGGGACACCCTAATATTGCACGTTCAGAAATAAATACTGTTCGAATCTCAATAAACTAATCCCCTAATGAGTTAAACAATTCAGCCCAAACAGctgaataaaatacattttttttgacattgTGGGGATCATTGTGAGATGATAAAACCTCCACAACAAAAGAAGTACCAATTATAATCTCACCCTTCAGCTTTATTTGAATTCTGGACTGctcaaagtgaaacaaaaacccCACATGTTGCAGAAATTTGCATCAGCACTGACAGTCTGAGCAGTATTTTGAGCTGAAagggattttttcccccccccctttctttttttgacagtCTGATACAAAGGAGGAAGAATCTGACAGAAGGAACGAGACGTGatggaaaaactccctttttttctgatttttatttattttgaagacaCCGGTTCAGTAAAGGATACGAACATTTGCGCAATAGTAtattcttttgtgtgtgtttctgtcacagGATGTCAAACAGAGCCTTTGCTCTCCTCTCGGAGATTTAAAGGATTACCTGACAGTTGAGAGGAGTTACTCTCCCTCAAGAAATCCCTGATTGAGTTCATGTTACAGTGCTTGTACTGAAATTAAAACTCGGCTCTCGAgcttttcaaaatgaaatcacAGTACTCTCCCCCTCTTGGCATAAAGAGGAGGTCTGAGATTATAAATAACACTAaaattccaaaaacaaaagtgcaagTCTCTATCAAAAAAGTTTGATGTTGCTTAGCAGCTTCACCGCACTGTGCTCTTACACGCCACAAACAGCTGAACGCATGACTGATTATCCAATATGGCTTTGGCGGCTGCTCCTCTTCACCACGCCGTAGGAGACGAGACACAGGACAAAGATGGCGATGCCCACACCCAGCAGTGCCTGCTGTGCGATCTCCAACATCTGGATACGAGATATGAGCTCCTTCTTAAACATGTCTGCTGTTTCATCGTCCAACGTAGCCGTCTGTATGGAGACAAGGGAAAATTATTGATTTATGTCTGATTTAAATATATCATGATGGCTTTCTTCTTCGTCTTTTCTTACCTCATTAAGCCAAACGAGAGGAAACAGGGTATAGTCTTTGACTTTCTTGAGCACCCTGCAAAGAAAGAGCTCATTAGTGTAGAACATCGTCTCAGACTTTCTTTTGACTTGTTTGATGCCTGTTTTGAATAAGCTCCGGAAAACAGACTGAGAATTTTGTTTAGCTAATATACATTTTTAGGAGCccatagtttgttttgttgcagactattattttgctgtttaccctttattgtcaaaaaattcttttttttttaattctatttttatattgttgttcCACCTCGTTATAAAACACCACttatgatttgttttcatttcgAGGGGGGAAAGTATCATTCTGATTATTCATTCTACATTATCAATGATCTCTAGCAGGCAGATCAATATCATACTAACTGTTTTTATGGATTGTTATAGTTTTTACAATGAGGCACaaagaaacagttaaaaaacagTTAATATAATGAATCACTTTCAATCTTATTAACACAGATATACattgttaaataattatttcaatacatAATATGTTTTATGAAGTCAGAACTATTGAAGTTAGGACTATGTGAAACCcaacaaatcaaataataaagCAACTAATGTATTCTGTCGTAAGGTTTGCCTCATTGAATAACAAACATAAACGACCTGTCATGGTTtgagttttaaaaccttttttttttggttttgtatttaATTACTCCATATggatttcttctgtttctttgttagttttgatAGGTGAGTTGATTTGTGTTCATATAAGTTATTGTTATaaactccagatgtcctcagtATCCTTGTTTAAAGCTCCTTCCTTGCCACCTGTAttccattagtaatcagcacatcTGTTGTCACTGATCAATCACCTCTCCCAGTACATATCCTTCTTGGATTTcctctggtttttgttttattgtttgtttgccaGATTCCTTGTTAACTTATATGCATCTTGTTAGCTATTTATTCAGTCTGACTCAGTTGGTCTGTTGGTGAGTAGTTTGTGACTTCAAATTGCAAGAAAGAAGGTCAGTTTTcggttgcagtctcactgaattctgagtattCGTGACCAGCAAGGCTTCTGGCCTTGTTTTACACAGGCCTAATTTGTGTGCACATATTGCAATCTAGAATTTacggaaactaaactgagaagggtttgagacagcCATCCAGCGACAAAACTATGAGCCTCTGCAGTTCACTCGCGGAAACTGAGAAACcccacaaatgttttgagacactTTAGCAAGTTCCTCACAAATGACTTTCCCCCAAGTAGTCTgtaacagtcgcagcccagtgagatactggcttcaAAAAAGTCAGGTTTGTTCCCTTTCAtgtgcctgcatttgggtcctacTTTTACTCACCGTTAACCACGTGTGACCCTAACACCCCCTTTTGTTCTAAGAAGTTATATTAGTTTAAAGTATTGCTATGTGcatgtgcaaatgttttttgtttttgagaataGCCAtcaaaatttagatttttgaaaTGGGCACATGAGCTACTTTTTGGTTGGATACAAATAGTCTgaagagacacacagacacacatacacacaaaaaggGGCTTTTTGTCGCTGCTGATTTGGTgggaaaatgacaaattatttcTGTTGATTAACTGATCAGAAATGGAAAAATTTGAAcgtttctcttcatttttttttttttttttttaatttagatgttTCAAAGTAGCCAACAGGCATCATTCAAATTGTTTCATGATGATGTTATTTGTTAAAGGGTAATACAAATtgagtttgtgtctgtttgagcTTTGTAGCAAAAcccaaaaagcataaaatgtcctcttcaaaactttaaaaatggaaaaaggtgGTGTCGCAACTTACGTGATGACCTTTGATGGTCCGTACATCATGTTCACTTGAATTCTTTTGGCAAAATTAAGAGTAAACCCAGTAGTCTGATgggaaaacatgaagaaattaGCATCTTAAAGTCAAATGTTGcactaaacaaaaatgtcagtgaTGTGCTCGTACAGGTTCTATGTCCAGAAAGGTTTTATGGTGCTCCCCATCGGGGTAGAGGCCCAGCACGTCCTCTCTCAGTGATTGACTGCCGTGCAGGAAGTGGGGCAGAGAGATGTAAATGGGTCTCCCTGTTCagaagcacaaaataaataaaaatgtcaggcTTCTGTATGACCAGAGTGATGAAACAGTGGGCCAGTGAGATGCCCTGGCTTTCTTTTGGAGTTTGGATACATGACTGACCGTCTTGACAGGAGCTGATGTCCAGCACTCCAGCCAGGGAGCAGTTCTTGGTGGTCTTCATGTTTGTGCAGAAACATTTGTTGTCTGGGTTAACCGTCGGGGAGGCAAGGGTGGACTCGAGGAGGGAGTAACGGTATACTTCAATTCCTTTCAGATCCAGTGTCTTCTCATAACTGGCTGATACAGacctgaagacaaaaacaaaacaaaaaaaaacccacaaagattAGACGGTCATGTAGTTAATCATAAAAGACTTTCATAGAACACTAGTGATTAGCAACAGGAAAAAGTTCAAAGGTCTGAGTTTCTCTTTTAATGCAACACTTGATGTCCAACCAGACACATCAACTTTGCAGCTcgtgttaaataaaaagtttcatcACCTGCAGATGTCTgacgagaagaaaaaaagaggcttcTTCTTGTTCACAAAGGGAGCAAAGGAGGTAGCATCTGATGAAGAGAAGACCgacattttgtcatttcttcaTTATAAATGATAAAGAATACTGTTACGGTTCAGAATTGCAAACTgttcagcatttgtttttgttttgtttttttatacttgAATAATCGTTACCTGTCCCATTAATCATGTCGCAATACTTGTCGTTCCAGAAGCGTAAGCTCCTGTGGGACAAAGcagaatgttttaaactttaacaaactggatttaaaagccacaagtaaaaaaaaaattcaaacccACCAAAGATATGCAAACGAAATATGTCTCACTTCATagattttgtgctttaaaagaaTTTATATGAATAAAATCTTTAACTCTAGACTCAAGATTCTGCTTTACTGCTTTTAATGGACTCACTTGCTTCCTCTCCACATGTCAATTATTCCCACTTTGGAGATGTCATCTTTGCCAGTGAAGACGTTGTAGTAGCCATCATATGTATCATTgtactggggggaaaaaagatttaattagaaacttttattaaatatgatCTCAGTTCTAAAAAAAGTTGGTACAGTGTgcaaaatgttaacaaaaacagaatgcaatgagtttcagatctcataaacctatattttattcacaatggaagatattgaatgtttaaactaagaaactgcaCCATTTTGCACctaattaggttaactggcaacaggtccGTATGAAGACTGGACATAAAACAGCATTataaagaggctgaatctctcagaagtaaagatgggcagaggttcaccagtctgcgaaaaaactgtctaaaaatagtggaacgaTTTCGAATAATGTCccttgggaagactttgaatatctgATCATTTACAGTCCATAGTATCATCAAAACACTTCAAGAAGAAACCTCTAATCTCACAGGATAAGACTGAAAATCAGTGTTAGATGCCTGTGATCTGCAAAGgtactgcattaaaaccaggtctaaTTCTgctctggacatcactgcatgggctcaggaaacttccacaaatcatgtctgtaaacacagttcaccatgctatccataaatgctgcttaaaactctatcatgcaaagaagaagccacaTGTAGACACCATGCAGAAACACAgttgtcttctctggaccaaagctggACTGTTTTGTGGTCAAAGtttttgaaatttgaaattctttttgaaaaacCACGAACACTACAGTatgtcctctgtactaaagaggagagggatcATCCAGCCTGCTATCAGTGGACAGTtaaaaagcctgcctctctcatggtatgggggtgtatcAGTTTCTCTGgcatgagcagcttacacatctggaaaagcaccatcaatgcagaaaagtataaacAGGTTTTACAACAATACAGGCTCCCATCCAGATTATGTCTTTTTTCAGGAAATGCCTTTCATATTTCGacaagacaatgctaaacaacagactgcatccattacaacagcgtGGCTTTGGAGCAGAAGAGTCTGGGTGCTGAACTGGTCTGCCCCCCTCTCACCAATAGAATACATTTTGTgcatcatgaaataaaaaaatccagtaaagaagacccaggactgtttaacagctagaatcctagaTTAGACAGGAAGGGGACAACACTCCCTTCAAAAAGCCCAGCAGCTGGTCTCCTCAGATCCTggtgttgttaaaagaagaggggatgcttcacaaaGGGAACCACAGCCCTGTCTTAACTTTTTtgagatatgttgctgccaACAAATTCataattcccttttttttttcttaaaacagaacaatttattagtttgcttactatgttccattgtgaataaatatgagtttatgatatttgcaaattattgcattctgtttgtgcttacattttacacactgtCCCACAGAATTGGGGTTGCTTTTACATTCAGTTCTCttgtatgttttgtgtttgcttacaTCTGCAAAGAGTCCCACGCGTCCTTTCAATAGGGGGTCATTGTAGCCCCAAAGCAATTCCCTCACTGTGCGGTACTGGAACAAGGAGGAGTTGGTGTCTTTTATCATTTTCTCCAAAACCCCGTGCAGCGGTGTTGGAACCAGCGAGTAAGCTCCCtggaaaatggaaataaaacccaTTTATCCTGATAGGTGTATAGTTCTTTCCAGATAAAGATCGAAGTTATATGATGTGGCTCCATGACGACATTTGCAAAACTGCTGCACACACAgatgcagctactgcctgagGAGATAAAGCTGAAAATAATTGTCTTTTTATGACTGTGAAATTCCACACTGAGAGGCAGAGGCTCTCGCTTGTCTTGTTTACTCTTTTTGTTTGAAGGTTGTCAAAgtctgaagaaagaaagagagcaCCTCCACTCTGTTTATAAGGGCAAACATAATCTGCCTTCTTGAATTAAGACCTCTGAGTCATTCCTCATTTTCATCctctcaaacaggaagtaagcACAAATGTCACCACAGAGCTGAATATTAAACCCCGGTGCTATTTTTGTACGTTGATAATCCACGCTCTGATTTGTGATCTTTATCCGTCTGATCAGAGCTTTTAGAGTTTGCAGATTCTGCAGCGGTGAACGGGTTTGAGCTTGAAATTTGGGGGACTAAAATAATGTGTGAACCATCCACCTGAAAGCTTCACGAGCCTGCAGCTTTTTGTCACAAAGGTAATGAAAttcaaaaagagaagaaacaaagtcTGATAAGTGCATTGTAGGGGATAGATGGATGAAAGTCAAACTGGGAAACAGACATTCTGTTAGAAACATTTTATAGCTACAACTCAACATAACATGAAGTTAGTCTGGCATAAacggcagtgggtgatatgcgtTACTAGCATAACATTTACATaacatttacagtttaatttttgttaaagATGTAGCCATTAGGTGAAAAATGATGATGTGCATTAAAATATGTGCTTTCATAGTTGTGATCACGTTATGTTGTGGATCCACGCATACAGGACAAAGTTGTAACGTGaagaaaaaggacatttttgtaTGGCGACTTGAAAAATGCAAGTCGGTCCGAAATGTATAAATAACAGAATTACTGTAAAATGactcttttgtttgtgttgtcactAAAGCCTGGAGGTCAATGTTGTTAGCCCCTGATCTTCTTAGTCTTTTAAAAGCTGGAGAGCCTTTCGCTGAAGACTGTGGAAACAATGCACTCCCATTAGGCTTATCAATCAAAACACGGCTCCACTTTCATGCATGTATAGGCTTTATCGTCCGTTTTCTTCTAAATGGAGCCACAGTTCAAAGAATGGATGTCATGCTACATTAAATAAGACATAAACTTGGCGATTAAAACCATAAACTATGGAGAAAATGTTTGCTGGCATCACAAATTCGAGACGCATCTTTTTACTACATAGTTACAtatgcacacttttttttttttttttttttttggcaaccACAGTAACTGAGCTTCTGCAAACAGAATGCATGcagtacaaacaaaaaaaaaatggtactGAGACAAAGCTTGGTGCCAACCAGGAAATTGCCCCACAGGCCAAAATTAATTTGTAGCATTATTTGCTAATGTGACAAATTGGAAAccagcatttattttgttacGTTTAATAAAAAGCTCATTTATGTTATATTGCAGAAACTCAAGTATTATGATACATGGTgataacaaacttttttttataatccaaGTCCTCCTACTAATTAAATTTGCATGCTATCTGGACTTATTCCCAACCTGAAGGCTGAGACCTTCATTACTGCTGCAAAATGActaagaaacaagaaaaaaatagatagtttttatatttttttccctttgatATAGTTTCCCCAGCTTTTTTAAAAGGCGCAAAAAGAATAGCTATATACGctcaaataattttttgtatatatatttacaagCAAGCTGTCACAAACCACAAAAGTCAAAAATCACCACTAAAATGAGTGTTCGCGGACCAAAACAACCAGGCTGCAAGCCAGCGCAGCTTGCTTTGGCAAGGGTTTGTAACAGATTTTTAATCAAAGACGCATTAGCCGTAGAGCCGAGTCAAGTCAGGAGCGACGACACACTTACAGCCACTGCAAGGTTGAGCGACGTGATCAGGTCTTCCTCTGCCCCCACGGACATGGACGGCTCGAAGATGGCACCAAAAGGGAGCAGGAAGGACGCTGTGTGATTGGGGTTGAACGTGATGTTTTCTCTGGGAAGATATCTTGTCCTGAAGTAAGAAAATTTTAGCAGACGAAACCAGGCTGATGTGTGGAAAGTGGCAGCAGAGGAACCAGgacatctgtttttaatgcacatCATGAGATTTAGAAGGAAAGGGGGTTAATGAATGAACCTCACCTGTATGTGTAAGGTCCCTTTTCTACGACCGCTGGTTTCGCCCCATATTCTAAAACCTCCAGTGGATTTTTCAGGTCGAAGAACCAGAACTGCCTGTACACCTTTGCCCCTACAGCCGTCCATGTGTCATAAGCTGTCGTTCCTGGCTCAATGACGGCTTCCTAAAGCcagcagacacacagacaagctATTTTTAACATGCCTCAAGACTGCCAGCAGGCCAGCAGCCCTCGTGACACATGAAAAAGGTGGATGCTCTATTAGAACAGAGTAAATCGCTGAAAtctctgctgaaaaaaaatgtcttcggAAAGAATCACAGATGGTGATCTTTTGACGGATCAGCCGTGGAGAAATTCAATTTGGCTTTCTGCACGAGACCCGTGTTTACAAtttgaagcagctttttttaaaaacctcctaCCTCTCATTTCTCCTGATTCACCTTGATCtctgctttcacacacacacacacacactcgctctGTCACTCCCTGCACTTCCAAGCCAGGCTGAAACTGAGCACCATACCTTGTGCACGGTCCCCTTGATGATGCTGTTGCCCGCAGGGATAAGGATGCCGCCCAGGATGGCTACCGCAGCCCCAAACACAGCTCCAGCTATCAGCCCGCACCTTCTGTTACAGCAGCCCATGGTTGGTGTACGTTTCCCTCCTTCCTACGTgcgtctgtctgcctgcctggcTGCCTGTTCTCCCTCAGTCTTGCTGTGCTCGTGGCGTGCGCTGCAGCTTGTTTGTGTCCCGGCAGCAGCACGGGCAGGCTGTACCAACAGAGGAGGTGATGGAGCAGCTGAGGCCAGGTAAAGGTGCACACACCCCTGGCTGTGGCCCAGCCTTACGCAACAACGGGGTGGGTTTAAGGGTCAGGCGAGAGGCGTCAGCAAGGACTTGAAGGCCAGGTGATAACAGCTGGAGTGAAAGGTTCAAACAGAAGATCATCTCAGAGCCAATAAGATTCCAGTTTAatcaattgcttttttttaaaaaaaaattgtttaaatggTAGCATGAAGCATTTAAAAAGTCTCATGTTCTTTTagtcttcacttttttttttccttgaattCAAAACACGTGCTTACAAAAGCAAAGTCTAAATTTTGTTCTCGTCATGTAGCAGCAGTCGTATGAGCAATGgaagttttgttgtttcatgaaattattttctttatcgCACAAACTCCTTTCCCAATgcttacatttattatttttaattactgtaCACGAGTTTATAATGCTTAATAAGGAGAGATAACATACTGTAGCAATTCATGTGGTTCGACTGGCTTTACTGCCTTCTATCTCTTACCATAAACAAATTGTTTGGTAGATGGCAAATTAAGCATATCACTCATTGACAGGTGAATgatgtaaaaagtaaaaggatATTCCAGCACGATGTTACAGAAAGGAGAAGACAGTCCGATACAATATGATATAAATCAATACAGAGCATTATATGTTCATTATAATATGACACAATACAAAGAATTACAGTACAATATAATACaaactttaaattgtcccttggtgtgagtgagagtgtgaattgctgtttgtctctatgtgtccctgtgatggacttgagacctgtccaaCGTGTATACCTCtcctcttgcacaatgactgctggagataggcgccagctccccgcgacactgaaaggagaagcgggtaaaggaGCTGGACTGATGTATGGATGGACAATATGCAATACAGTAATAAGCAATACAGGATGAGAAAatacaatatgatacaatacaGTACAATATAATGTAATACAATATATGATACAGTACAATATGATACATTTTATGATACAGTACATACAGtatgatacaatacaatacgATACAATATAATGGGATATGATGTGATGTGATACAATGCAATACAATATAACACAAGACCATACCATGTCTAGGTATGTCCCTCTAGGGGTATTTGTCCAGGACCCAATAGTTGCCATCACaaaagaagcataaataaatataccaTTACCAAAACATACATTACAAACATGAGCCCCCAAATGAGATATacaatgttcatttttaaagatatttaaatatatagatAGTTAAATGTGGATCCTACACTTATCACAATTTGCATGATGCCAGACCTATTGTAGAGAGATCCCTAAGTAAAGCAGAAGGCAGTATTCAGTCAAACTGATGCACAATGCTGTGCTGTACAGCTGAATGTGCTGCAGCCACTGTTGAGTTACACGTTGTTACCACTAGAGAGCAGCGCCACAGTTCCTACTGTCTGTTCTTTGCACAGTGTAGCTATGatctgtttaaacaaacagcctTGTCAAACAATATAAATCTCCTCTGACTGACTTTATTGTTTGTAATGCAAATAAAGCTTTGGCTCGGCAGACAAAACTTCCCTTTTGTTCGCCAGCTGGAATGTTAATAAGTTACCATTGTGTTCACAACTCTATTCTTCcctgaacatatttttttgtcttctctttaCAATAATCTGAATTCATTGAAAAAGAAATTGTGCAAAtaagtttttgctgcttttttttttctttttttgctgcttcagtATGCAGCATTTGATGGTTTTTGATCCACGAGCGTGGATCGGATGCTGTTTCAAGGCCtagagttttatttgtttaattttaactctTATTAAAAAACGTTCCTGCTTTCTTATCTCTTCCCGACTGGCTGACCTTCACTCCctccctccagctcctccccaGGCCTTTGTGCTCTCATGTCTGCAGATATAGCCTCAAGTTTTGAAGCACAATTTGGACGGGAAGTGTTGCAAAAACCTAGAGCAAAAGTTCATGGACACCGAGAACCACTGTAACCACTGAGCCCTTTGTTGTGCTTTCTCTGAAGTTGTTTCTTATTTCAAGAAATGAGGAGAACTCCTTTAAAGTGTCATCTTAAACAAAGTCTGCTTGGCCAAAGGTTGTTCTGTTTCCACAGAGAGCATGCTTAAGTGACAGGTATCTCCACCGGAGGGCAGCACCACCATTCCCTCACCacaacttcagtgtttttcactAATGTTGACACAGTGCAGCTGAGATCTGTATGTTGCAACATGGGTGGTGTATTTTCAAAAGATTCATCATATTCTACATCCAAACAAAGACTAGTCCAGTTAGCGGGCTCTTTAGCCCGAAGCACCTAGGTCATTTGCTGACATATTGTGCatcagttctttttgtttgtttgtttgtttgtttagggaAGGCCTCACTCAAATGGGAAGTGAAATAAGAGAATATAAATAACCGTAAACATAACTTTTTGTTGGTCACTAATCTATTTTGCAGCAAAGGTCGAGGAGCACAACAATATATGTCTCCAAACAAGAGACAGTACCTAGCTTTGTTAAAGTAACAACAGTTTATGTgtatatattctgtttttattttgtttttaaatatgtttcatcAAAGTCAAACCATTTCTGTATCCTTGCAACCACAAGTGAAATGAAAGTGTctgttatttttacacacaaacaccactcactgttgtattgttttttcttggttGGTTAATCTGTGAGCATCTATGTCAAAGAAATAAGTCTCCTCCGTGTAATAAAGGCGAAACACGGACATGACTTTTTGGTTAaaagtttattgtgttttctgagttGGTTGAGGTGTGACGTAAGCGTTCTGCCTCTGGTGTACACACTGTGTTTCTTTCCTCTGCATTCCTGGAGCAGATGAATAAAAGAGGAAACCCTCAGCCAGCatacaaataaaatggaaaGGTCAACAAGCCATATTTACATCCAGCCTGCTGTCATTAGGCCAaagaaaatctttcttttttttttaaagccagggACAAAATGTTAACATATGGGTGGAAACATTTTCGCCATCAACCTAAAACTGAAATGTCGATTTTGAATTTTCACCCCTGACCTGGTCTGATTATTTAAATCGTAAACAATGGCTGAATACAGACTGACACTGGTTAGATGTGTGGTTCCCATGGGAACATTGTTGgctatttatttacatttagtcAAACAGATGCAGTATAACGCACGTGATTAGTGAAGCATGGCAGTAATAACGCATGTTCCCTGTAATAGGTTGAATAATATTTACAGCCTCATTAATATTTGTATAACCAATAAATATCCTGTTTCGTTCAGCCTGAAAAGAATGCcttgttttttaatcagcaaTAGGTAAAATTATTTGTGTACAGCTTGAAAATGCAAtcatttttttagacatttccGTTTTCTCTCTTTGACTTCAAAGTAAAAGactcaaaacaacttttttgtatttgtgttccatctgaaaaaaaatctaccaaaTTACTTAAATTActtaaagaaaatcaataatttattattaataacgACAGGTAATGACGCGAGCAAGcaacttttaaaagaataatttgtTGATCTCAAAATAATGCCTACAAATAAAATCATCCtgctttcacattttaaattttaaatttctgcAGTACGCTTTTTAATATCAAACTGCTGCAAATATGTTTACGCTTTTACATTTAGATATATAGAtgtattgtgtttgtgttttgttcttgtttgtttttttcggAAAAGTGTATGGATAGCTGCTCATGTCCCTGtttgaaactttattttgaagagttATACCGGAAGTAGGTTTGCCGTTGACGCTCGCGGAACACCGCCGCCCTCGAGCCGTAGCTTCCACAGTACTAGCAGTCGCTGCCGAAACGGATGGACGTATACGAGCCGAAGAGCCATCACCGACGGCTTGTTTTACTCAACAATTAGCTTTCTTCGTCGGATGTAGCGGTGAGGGAGCCTTAAAGTCGAGTTCGTTTCACCCGGATGAAGTAACTCAAgagtttttttcctccctttttgtgttttttgttgttgttgtctttgctTTTCGCAAGTCGAATCGCTTCCCGTTTGTATTTCACCCCCACGAGCTCGGTTGCCCGTCGTATGAAAAAAGGGCGTGTGTGTTGTCGAAGGAGGGAAAaggttttgttgggtttttttaagaaaaccaaGACAATTCATGTGGGCGCTTTAGAGCTCTTTTCCTCTTTACACCATCTGGGTCTGAAGGACGCGGTAGAGGATGGGGTGCACGTTGAGTACCGAGGACAAGGCGGCGGTGGAGCGCAGTAAAATGATCGACAGGAACCTGCGGGACGACGGCGAGAAGGCGTCCAGGGAggtcaagctgctgctgctcggtAAGGAAGCCCGACCCAACTTCGACACAACACATCCAGACCTCTTTAGAGTTGActaatttaatctttaatcgTTAATGCTCACCGTAGAGCCAGAGGGGAAGAGTTATTTTACGTGGCTTATGGCAagttttttccctcctcttcgTTGTTCTCATCGTAGTAACACccatttagccttttttttttttttttttttataaaaagcacTTGTATTGACTAAATCCTCTTAACAGCAGCACATTTCCTCATGTCTTGCTCAGTGCAgtgcagtgaaaaaaaaaaaaaaaaaaaaacccaaccaggCCCCACTGCTCATT
The DNA window shown above is from Kryptolebias marmoratus isolate JLee-2015 linkage group LG18, ASM164957v2, whole genome shotgun sequence and carries:
- the cd36 gene encoding platelet glycoprotein 4, translated to MGCCNRRCGLIAGAVFGAAVAILGGILIPAGNSIIKGTVHKEAVIEPGTTAYDTWTAVGAKVYRQFWFFDLKNPLEVLEYGAKPAVVEKGPYTYRTRYLPRENITFNPNHTASFLLPFGAIFEPSMSVGAEEDLITSLNLAVAGAYSLVPTPLHGVLEKMIKDTNSSLFQYRTVRELLWGYNDPLLKGRVGLFADYNDTYDGYYNVFTGKDDISKVGIIDMWRGSKSLRFWNDKYCDMINGTDATSFAPFVNKKKPLFFFSSDICRSVSASYEKTLDLKGIEVYRYSLLESTLASPTVNPDNKCFCTNMKTTKNCSLAGVLDISSCQDGRPIYISLPHFLHGSQSLREDVLGLYPDGEHHKTFLDIEPTTGFTLNFAKRIQVNMMYGPSKVITVLKKVKDYTLFPLVWLNETATLDDETADMFKKELISRIQMLEIAQQALLGVGIAIFVLCLVSYGVVKRSSRQSHIG